The following are from one region of the Klebsiella aerogenes genome:
- a CDS encoding DNA mismatch repair protein MutS, which translates to MNFISILFATLDENRKHKINTRQPECFVDLNLDKVVMAIVKGREEYDISPFFYTPLEYPDDIYYRQGVIQDVAKDDLYNALVEYSTTMQKIREIGSRKENRYYHYQQRRWELECVLLYCRAVIVLHERLETLSFTSCGMTNFRNYLSEYINSDGFTDLSTVAQTIRSQLEDIRYSLRIKGDTISVEHYADEINYSHEVLRVFSRFKQHDVQVDVDFRSHDGIMNNLEARILDCVAKLFPAVFAGLDAFIEAHSDYQEHTLKVFEREVQFYLASIHYIRQFQVAGLTFCIPEINRERKNITVASAFDLALADSLLNKQTPVICNDFYLHGRERILVISGPNQGGKTTFARMVGQLHYFALLGLYVPAQQATLYLVDNIFTHFEKSENIHNLRGKLYDDLVRIKTILDKSTARSLIIMNEIFTSTTSHDAIYLGTRVIEKVIALDAICICVTFIDELTALDTSVVSMMSTVEEDNEASRTYKVIRKPADGVAWSVTLVQKYGLTHEKIKAGLNG; encoded by the coding sequence ATGAATTTTATCAGCATATTGTTCGCGACGCTTGATGAAAACAGAAAACATAAAATAAATACCCGGCAGCCTGAATGCTTTGTTGATTTGAATCTTGATAAAGTTGTGATGGCGATTGTCAAAGGTCGGGAGGAGTATGATATCTCTCCATTCTTTTATACTCCACTGGAATACCCTGACGATATTTACTACCGTCAGGGAGTTATTCAGGATGTGGCTAAAGACGACCTCTACAATGCCCTGGTGGAATATTCAACGACAATGCAGAAGATAAGGGAGATTGGTTCGCGAAAGGAGAACCGCTACTACCACTACCAGCAACGGCGATGGGAGCTGGAGTGTGTTTTGCTGTACTGCCGTGCTGTGATCGTATTGCATGAGCGGCTGGAAACCCTGTCATTTACGTCCTGCGGGATGACGAATTTCAGAAATTATCTGTCTGAATATATCAACAGTGATGGATTTACTGATTTATCTACCGTTGCTCAGACCATCAGAAGTCAGCTTGAAGATATCCGCTACAGTCTGAGGATCAAAGGCGACACCATCAGCGTGGAACATTATGCGGATGAGATAAATTACAGCCATGAAGTATTACGGGTCTTTTCCCGATTTAAACAGCATGATGTCCAGGTTGACGTCGATTTCAGGAGTCATGATGGCATCATGAATAATCTTGAGGCCAGAATTCTGGACTGTGTGGCGAAACTTTTCCCTGCTGTTTTCGCAGGGCTTGATGCCTTCATTGAAGCTCACTCTGATTATCAGGAACATACGCTGAAGGTCTTTGAGCGAGAGGTTCAGTTTTATCTTGCCAGTATCCATTATATCCGCCAGTTTCAGGTGGCAGGATTAACGTTTTGTATTCCTGAGATTAATCGCGAAAGAAAAAATATTACGGTCGCATCGGCTTTTGATCTGGCGCTTGCAGACAGTCTGCTTAATAAGCAGACACCGGTTATCTGTAATGATTTTTATCTCCACGGGAGAGAGCGTATTTTAGTGATTTCCGGGCCTAACCAGGGCGGGAAAACCACGTTTGCCAGAATGGTCGGACAGTTACACTATTTTGCCCTGCTGGGGTTATACGTTCCCGCGCAACAGGCAACGCTGTATCTGGTTGATAATATTTTTACCCACTTTGAAAAAAGTGAAAATATTCATAATTTACGTGGAAAACTGTATGACGATTTGGTGAGAATTAAAACCATACTGGATAAATCCACTGCCCGCAGCCTCATCATTATGAATGAGATATTCACTTCTACAACCTCACACGATGCGATTTATCTGGGTACGCGGGTCATTGAAAAGGTCATCGCGCTGGATGCCATTTGTATCTGCGTGACGTTTATAGATGAATTGACGGCACTGGATACGTCAGTCGTCAGCATGATGAGTACGGTGGAAGAGGATAATGAGGCCTCCCGGACCTATAAAGTTATCAGGAAACCTGCTGATGGCGTGGCATGGTCGGTCACCCTGGTGCAGAAATATGGACTGACCCACGAAAAAATAAAAGCGGGGTTAAACGGATGA
- a CDS encoding universal stress protein, whose amino-acid sequence MMNRILVAYDGSEPAKEAMSFASELARHYNSELYVIAVCQLPEFGGEVEMQDFVSRTQSYFNQMMRNLKKQYPELKKETKFHVAMGHPAEQILRYADTHSIDHIVVGHRGKTLFSRWLLGSVARQVVDHALCPVTVVRK is encoded by the coding sequence ATGATGAACCGAATACTGGTTGCCTATGATGGCTCCGAACCCGCAAAAGAGGCGATGAGTTTTGCGTCTGAACTTGCCCGTCATTATAACAGTGAATTGTACGTTATTGCCGTATGCCAGCTGCCGGAGTTTGGTGGTGAGGTGGAGATGCAGGATTTTGTCAGCCGGACACAGTCCTACTTTAACCAGATGATGCGGAATCTGAAAAAACAGTACCCTGAGCTGAAAAAAGAGACCAAATTCCATGTGGCAATGGGCCATCCCGCCGAACAAATACTTCGTTATGCTGATACACACAGTATCGACCATATCGTGGTCGGGCACCGTGGCAAAACGTTGTTTTCTCGCTGGCTGCTGGGATCCGTTGCCCGCCAGGTCGTTGACCATGCCCTGTGTCCAGTCACGGTGGTCAGAAAATAA
- a CDS encoding cation:proton antiporter produces the protein MTEIWFQAALWLGLALIATILSIYLRIATALSEIVVGTIAQLIIGALLGASILAGDASWVQFLSGAGAILLTFLAGAELDPGVFRKQWKQALIIGLISFFLPFLLCAALARWCLGWTPEASWLAGIAMSTTSVAVVYAVMLELGFNTSGYGKTVLAACFVTDLATVIALGLIFAPFTFRSVAFTGAMVVAAFLLPWLTPRFFKRFGDRPSELEAKFLMLCLFALGGLATWADSEAVLPAYLIGMVLAGTVGKDHVLIRRLRTLTFGLLTPFYFIRAGSLVSLPALAGAPGAFLILLLVKMLTKLAGVYPVCRWYGSSHQESMYTTLLMSTGLTFGTISALFGLSHHLINEAQYSSLVAAVIGSAVLPTLIANAFFLPRHLLPENDNTRRVTDEGVNKGE, from the coding sequence ATGACTGAAATCTGGTTCCAGGCTGCACTGTGGCTGGGTCTCGCATTAATCGCCACCATCCTGTCCATATACCTGCGTATCGCGACAGCGCTCTCCGAAATTGTAGTGGGGACAATTGCGCAGCTCATTATTGGTGCCTTGTTAGGTGCCAGCATACTGGCCGGAGATGCCAGCTGGGTGCAGTTTTTATCCGGTGCAGGCGCAATACTGCTGACTTTCCTTGCCGGAGCGGAACTCGACCCGGGCGTTTTCCGAAAACAGTGGAAACAGGCGCTGATTATTGGGCTGATCAGCTTTTTCCTGCCGTTTCTCCTCTGTGCTGCACTGGCCAGATGGTGTCTGGGATGGACGCCCGAAGCCAGCTGGCTGGCCGGGATCGCCATGTCCACGACATCGGTCGCGGTGGTGTATGCCGTGATGCTGGAGCTTGGGTTCAATACCTCCGGATACGGGAAAACGGTCCTTGCCGCCTGCTTTGTCACCGATCTGGCGACCGTTATTGCTCTGGGACTAATTTTCGCCCCCTTTACGTTCAGATCCGTCGCATTTACCGGCGCCATGGTGGTGGCGGCTTTTCTCCTTCCCTGGCTTACCCCCCGTTTCTTCAAGCGCTTTGGCGATCGGCCTTCCGAACTGGAAGCCAAGTTTTTAATGTTATGTCTGTTCGCCCTCGGTGGACTGGCCACCTGGGCTGACAGTGAGGCGGTACTGCCAGCGTATCTTATCGGGATGGTGCTGGCGGGAACCGTCGGTAAGGACCATGTGCTGATACGTCGTCTCAGGACGCTGACGTTCGGCCTGCTGACGCCGTTTTATTTTATCCGGGCGGGCTCGCTGGTTTCTCTTCCGGCACTGGCCGGCGCACCTGGTGCTTTTTTGATCCTGCTGTTGGTCAAAATGCTCACCAAGCTTGCCGGGGTCTATCCGGTGTGCCGCTGGTATGGATCTTCCCATCAGGAAAGTATGTACACCACATTGCTGATGTCCACCGGGCTGACCTTCGGCACGATTTCGGCACTGTTTGGCCTGTCGCATCACCTGATAAATGAGGCGCAGTACTCATCGCTGGTCGCTGCGGTGATCGGCAGCGCCGTGCTTCCGACGCTGATAGCAAATGCATTTTTCTTACCACGCCACTTACTGCCGGAAAACGACAACACCCGGCGTGTGACGGATGAAGGGGTGAATAAAGGAGAATAA
- a CDS encoding UbiD family decarboxylase, whose translation MNLVDSALDLRVFLQTLRQRNDLVDVSLPVDADLEVAAITRRVYEKRLAAPLFSHIKSALPGSRILGAPAGMLADKEKEYARLALHFGLPEDTRPKALIKTILDAMQRDPIAPRECDSAPCKENRWLGDEIDLTRLPVPLLHEKDGGRYIGTYGFHVVQSPDGSWDSWSIGRMMLVDKNKMTGPTIPTQHIGMIREMWTTLGKPTPWAFVLGGPPAAVAVAGMPLPAFVSEPGYVGALLGKPVDVVKSELSHLRVPANAEIIIEGEISIDETAAEGPMGEYHGYQHNKGKVQPLFHVKAVTFRQQPILPICVAGLPPEENHTIWGTMISAQVLSDLQRAGLPVDMAWCSYEAATCWTVISVDPQRLAALNTTAREFADRVAEVYYRTHAGYLVPKLIITGNDIDITRIDEVVWVLATRAHPQTDFIAYPDIPGFPMVPYLNKDDLAKGAGGNMVINCLLPEQFNGEMRATTASFAHSYPQAIKDKVVANWQQYGY comes from the coding sequence ATGAATCTTGTTGATAGTGCGTTGGATTTACGTGTTTTTTTGCAGACGTTGCGCCAGAGAAATGACCTGGTTGACGTTTCACTGCCGGTAGATGCCGACCTCGAAGTCGCAGCCATTACTCGCCGCGTCTATGAAAAACGTCTGGCCGCCCCGCTGTTCAGCCACATCAAATCGGCTTTACCAGGATCGCGTATTCTGGGCGCGCCAGCCGGTATGCTGGCGGATAAAGAAAAAGAGTATGCTCGGCTGGCGCTGCACTTTGGCTTGCCTGAGGATACCCGGCCTAAAGCGCTGATAAAAACCATTCTGGATGCGATGCAGCGCGATCCCATTGCACCGCGCGAATGCGATTCCGCCCCCTGTAAAGAGAATCGCTGGCTGGGTGATGAGATCGACCTGACTCGGCTGCCGGTACCGCTACTGCATGAAAAAGATGGTGGTCGCTATATCGGCACCTATGGTTTCCACGTGGTTCAGTCTCCGGACGGTAGCTGGGACAGCTGGAGTATTGGCCGCATGATGCTGGTTGATAAAAATAAGATGACCGGACCGACCATTCCTACCCAGCATATCGGTATGATCCGCGAAATGTGGACAACCCTCGGCAAGCCGACGCCGTGGGCTTTTGTTCTCGGTGGGCCGCCCGCGGCGGTTGCCGTCGCCGGGATGCCGCTGCCGGCATTCGTCAGCGAACCGGGCTATGTCGGCGCGCTGCTGGGCAAACCTGTGGATGTGGTTAAGTCGGAGTTAAGTCATTTGCGGGTGCCGGCTAACGCCGAGATTATTATCGAAGGGGAAATCAGTATTGATGAGACGGCCGCTGAAGGACCGATGGGAGAATATCACGGATACCAACACAATAAAGGTAAAGTGCAGCCGTTGTTCCACGTTAAAGCGGTAACCTTCCGTCAACAGCCGATATTACCGATCTGCGTGGCTGGTCTGCCGCCGGAAGAAAACCATACTATCTGGGGAACCATGATTTCGGCGCAGGTGCTGAGCGATTTACAGCGTGCCGGGCTGCCGGTGGATATGGCCTGGTGTTCCTATGAAGCGGCAACCTGTTGGACGGTGATCTCTGTTGATCCGCAGCGGTTGGCGGCGCTCAACACCACGGCTCGCGAGTTTGCCGACCGCGTAGCCGAAGTCTATTACCGCACCCATGCAGGATACCTGGTGCCAAAATTAATCATTACCGGCAACGATATTGATATCACCCGTATTGATGAAGTGGTATGGGTACTGGCGACCAGAGCGCATCCGCAAACCGATTTTATTGCCTACCCGGATATCCCGGGCTTCCCGATGGTGCCTTACCTGAATAAGGACGATCTGGCAAAAGGCGCTGGCGGCAATATGGTGATTAACTGCCTGTTGCCGGAACAATTTAACGGAGAGATGCGCGCCACGACGGCCTCTTTTGCGCATTCTTATCCGCAAGCCATTAAGGACAAGGTCGTGGCTAACTGGCAGCAATACGGCTATTGA
- a CDS encoding MarR family transcriptional regulator: MKNRPQMSLSSGALYDMTNIVRFRERALSEKLTSIGLTLPEWRVLRIIHSFPEAIPMSIVIEHSQSDRSTLGRTVDKLVNRGWVEKLADPSDKRAFRVRYLEASVNIYHQAYALVADYDASMIERLSEEDRQLLAALLQRIPQRMQE; this comes from the coding sequence ATGAAAAATAGACCTCAAATGTCCCTTTCCTCCGGCGCGCTGTATGACATGACCAATATCGTCAGATTTCGCGAACGCGCATTGAGTGAAAAACTTACATCGATTGGACTAACACTACCTGAATGGCGAGTCCTGCGGATTATCCATAGTTTCCCCGAAGCCATCCCCATGAGTATCGTGATTGAACATTCGCAGTCCGACCGCAGTACGCTTGGCCGAACGGTCGACAAACTGGTTAATCGGGGATGGGTCGAAAAGTTGGCGGATCCGAGCGATAAACGTGCGTTCCGGGTGCGTTACCTGGAGGCCTCCGTCAACATTTATCATCAAGCCTATGCCCTGGTTGCCGACTATGACGCGAGCATGATCGAGCGTTTATCTGAGGAGGATCGCCAATTACTGGCCGCACTTCTGCAGCGGATACCGCAGAGAATGCAGGAATAA
- a CDS encoding GNAT family N-acetyltransferase: MTIVLRTMQATDVTGGLMLSQQMGWPHRLEDWQCAFTLGEGMLAEEGGELRGTTLCWRWGHHHATIGLVLVAKDQQGKGVGKKLFAAQLDTLADRHVRLHATPAGEPLYRQFGFRPAGFIQQWHAVALPAVAAPGRVTSAATASDIPDLVLLDSNAWGDARENLIRWLVAHARVATIRDSQGCVIAWAGCRRFGRGYVIGPVVASHSEQAQALCAHFLTTLAGEFVRLDCPEGHHEPFTHWLGQNGFALVDRPLAMVKGEIARHSDEVRMFSLMSQAMG, translated from the coding sequence ATGACAATCGTGTTGCGAACAATGCAGGCGACAGATGTTACCGGCGGCTTAATGCTAAGTCAGCAGATGGGCTGGCCGCATCGCCTGGAAGACTGGCAATGCGCCTTTACGCTGGGCGAGGGGATGCTGGCGGAAGAAGGGGGCGAACTGCGCGGCACCACGCTATGCTGGCGCTGGGGTCACCATCATGCCACTATCGGCCTGGTGCTGGTGGCCAAAGATCAACAGGGAAAAGGGGTTGGCAAAAAGCTATTTGCCGCCCAACTGGATACGCTTGCCGATCGCCATGTCCGGCTGCACGCCACACCCGCCGGCGAACCGTTATACCGTCAATTTGGTTTCCGTCCGGCGGGATTTATCCAGCAGTGGCACGCCGTTGCGCTTCCCGCCGTCGCGGCGCCGGGTAGGGTAACGTCTGCCGCGACGGCTTCGGATATACCGGACCTTGTGTTGCTGGATAGCAATGCCTGGGGCGATGCGCGAGAAAATCTTATCCGTTGGCTGGTGGCCCACGCGCGCGTCGCGACAATCCGCGATAGTCAGGGCTGCGTTATCGCCTGGGCGGGCTGTCGACGCTTTGGCCGCGGCTACGTCATTGGGCCGGTGGTGGCTAGCCACAGCGAGCAGGCTCAGGCGCTATGCGCCCATTTTCTGACAACGCTCGCTGGCGAGTTTGTCCGCCTGGACTGTCCGGAAGGTCATCATGAACCTTTTACCCACTGGCTGGGGCAAAACGGGTTCGCGCTGGTGGATCGACCGCTGGCAATGGTGAAGGGAGAGATTGCGCGGCATAGCGATGAGGTACGCATGTTTAGCTTAATGTCGCAGGCGATGGGATAA
- a CDS encoding mechanosensitive ion channel, producing the protein MSNKSPVIIISSLGAVAAVLMLIFQHTLLSLVANVQLSSNDVLQLGDWIEMPDKNLSGEVTDIALHTITIRNWDNTISRIPTKNFLTETYTNWQAMFSSGARRIMRSINIDQHSVSFLSQEMLAPMLAIRGVNEPLTKLLDGRDPGGVADRWFIDNGLTNLTLFRHYLMNYLAERPDIIKDMYIVARTLKPSPSGMPLEIYCFTSSTMWMDYENTQSAIFEYITAVAGQFSLRLYQYPAGHDFWRLSQENTRQGNPPPSVEG; encoded by the coding sequence ATGTCGAACAAATCGCCGGTGATTATTATTTCCAGTCTTGGCGCCGTCGCGGCGGTACTGATGCTGATCTTTCAGCACACCTTGCTGTCGCTGGTGGCCAATGTTCAGTTGTCCTCAAACGATGTGCTGCAACTGGGCGACTGGATTGAAATGCCCGATAAGAACTTGAGCGGTGAGGTGACGGATATTGCGCTACATACCATCACCATCCGTAACTGGGATAACACCATTTCGCGTATTCCGACCAAGAATTTCCTTACCGAAACCTATACCAACTGGCAGGCGATGTTCTCGTCCGGCGCGCGCAGAATTATGCGCAGTATTAATATCGATCAGCATTCGGTGAGCTTCCTCAGTCAGGAGATGCTCGCGCCGATGCTGGCGATACGTGGGGTGAATGAACCGCTGACAAAATTGCTGGATGGTCGGGATCCTGGCGGCGTCGCGGATCGCTGGTTTATTGATAATGGCCTGACCAACTTAACGTTGTTTCGCCATTATCTGATGAACTATCTCGCCGAAAGACCCGATATTATTAAAGATATGTATATCGTCGCGAGAACGCTAAAACCGTCGCCGTCCGGGATGCCGCTGGAAATTTACTGCTTTACCTCATCGACAATGTGGATGGATTACGAAAACACGCAATCCGCGATCTTTGAATACATTACCGCCGTCGCCGGACAGTTTTCACTGCGTTTGTATCAATATCCCGCCGGGCATGATTTCTGGCGTTTATCACAGGAAAACACTCGCCAGGGTAACCCCCCGCCGTCAGTAGAAGGGTGA